A genomic segment from Nonomuraea helvata encodes:
- a CDS encoding carbohydrate ABC transporter permease, translating into MDNLLPKKVWATAALWFMVAMYGIPVLWFLLSSFKPAGELFSYPLTIFPKQPTISGFTEAWTSFDFSRYFGNTLIVAVSATLITIVTSATCGYALAKYTNWWLRAFTICILATTMLPGEVILSPLFLIVRDLGLYNSLAGVVAPSVITATGTFMFRQFFLSVPRDLLEAARIDGSGELSSFIRIMLPLSRPIIMTLAIMSFQWRWNDYIWPLVILNDPKEFTLQIGVASIVGAENVNWSVLLGASVLSMIPLVVIYLIFQKYVMNADLSAGLKE; encoded by the coding sequence ATGGACAACCTGCTGCCGAAGAAGGTCTGGGCGACGGCGGCCCTGTGGTTCATGGTCGCCATGTACGGCATCCCCGTCCTGTGGTTCCTGCTCAGCTCCTTCAAGCCGGCGGGAGAGCTGTTCTCCTATCCGCTGACCATCTTCCCGAAGCAGCCGACCATCTCCGGCTTCACCGAGGCCTGGACGAGCTTCGACTTCAGCCGCTACTTCGGCAACACCCTCATCGTGGCCGTCTCCGCGACCCTCATCACCATCGTGACAAGCGCGACCTGCGGCTACGCCCTGGCGAAGTACACCAACTGGTGGCTGCGGGCGTTCACCATCTGCATCCTGGCCACCACGATGCTCCCGGGCGAGGTCATTCTCTCCCCCCTGTTCCTCATCGTCCGCGACCTGGGCCTGTACAACAGTCTCGCCGGGGTCGTGGCCCCCTCGGTGATCACGGCGACGGGCACCTTCATGTTCCGCCAGTTCTTCCTGAGCGTGCCGCGCGACCTGCTGGAGGCGGCCCGCATCGACGGCAGCGGGGAACTGTCGTCCTTCATCCGGATCATGCTCCCGCTCTCCCGGCCGATCATCATGACCCTCGCCATCATGTCGTTCCAGTGGCGGTGGAACGACTACATCTGGCCCCTGGTGATCCTCAACGACCCGAAGGAGTTCACCCTGCAGATCGGCGTCGCGAGCATCGTGGGCGCGGAGAACGTCAACTGGTCGGTCCTGCTCGGGGCGTCGGTCCTGTCCATGATCCCCCTTGTCGTGATCTACCTGATCTTCCAGAAGTACGTGATGAACGCCGACCTCAGCGCGGGCCTGAAGGAATGA
- a CDS encoding MoxR family ATPase: MFDSPADVTARLAAVDYLSDDAISTSVFLAAALGKPLLVEGPAGVGKTQLAKAVAMATGAELIRLQCYEGLDEARALYEWNYKKQLLRIQATSADDDIFSEEFLLERPLLKAIRAAEPTVLLIDETDKADVEVEGLLLELLSDFQVTIPELGTIVATRRPYVVLTSNATRELSEALKRRCLYLHLEYPTPERERDIVLSQVPGIRADLAERLARTVATLRALELKKAPSVAETVDWANTLLALGREELDEATVSGTLGVVLKHASDQTRAVKELGLPDVADR; encoded by the coding sequence ATGTTCGACTCGCCCGCCGACGTGACGGCGCGGCTCGCCGCCGTGGACTACCTCTCCGACGACGCCATCTCCACCTCGGTGTTCCTGGCCGCGGCACTCGGCAAGCCGCTGCTGGTCGAGGGCCCGGCAGGCGTGGGCAAGACGCAGCTGGCCAAGGCGGTGGCCATGGCGACCGGGGCCGAGCTGATCAGGCTGCAGTGCTACGAGGGCCTCGACGAGGCCAGGGCGCTGTACGAGTGGAACTACAAGAAGCAGCTGCTCAGGATCCAGGCCACGAGTGCCGACGACGACATCTTCTCCGAGGAGTTCCTGCTGGAGCGCCCGCTGCTGAAGGCGATCAGGGCCGCGGAGCCCACCGTGCTGCTCATCGACGAGACCGACAAGGCCGACGTCGAGGTCGAGGGGCTGCTGCTCGAGCTGCTGTCCGACTTCCAGGTGACGATTCCGGAGCTGGGGACCATCGTCGCGACGCGGCGGCCGTACGTGGTGCTCACCTCCAACGCCACCCGCGAGCTGTCGGAGGCTCTCAAGCGGCGCTGCCTCTACCTGCACCTCGAATACCCCACCCCCGAGCGGGAGCGCGACATCGTGCTCAGCCAGGTGCCCGGCATCCGGGCCGACCTGGCGGAGCGGCTCGCCAGAACGGTCGCGACGCTCCGGGCGCTCGAGCTGAAGAAGGCGCCGTCGGTGGCCGAGACCGTGGACTGGGCGAACACGCTGCTGGCGCTCGGGCGGGAGGAGCTGGACGAGGCCACCGTGTCGGGCACGCTGGGCGTGGTGCTCAAGCACGCCTCCGACCAGACGCGGGCGGTCAAGGAGCTGGGGCTGCCGGATGTCGCTGATCGATAG
- a CDS encoding vWA domain-containing protein, giving the protein MSLIDRHVGFVQALREAGLPVSVAEGLDAAQALRVIQLSDRESLRAAYAATLVKKPAYRPGFDVLFDLWFPASTSGMHTQRTDRPLDLETAPVEELRDHLTRLLTGGTDQELREFAQAMVGRFGRQPTTSPGRQNWFSYSVMRALSPETLMARVLQNVLQGQERGGLAEKNVRRRVYDSTRRFEDAVATDVRRRIAEDSGIERIARSAVRPPLDQIDFLRITKADLARLRREVYPLARRLATRLTIRQRKGRRGRLDFRRTMRASLQSGGVPLTTHFRPPRPHRPELVILCDTSDSVSSFAHFTLLLTYALREQFSKVRAFGFVDTVDEITRFFVPGADVVEAMTRLANEADMVRFGRTNYGHSLERFAERYGDAVGPKTSLLILGDARSNYQPPALDVLSSLVARSRHAYWLNPEPTTQWDTGDSVASEYGTVVPMHECRNVAQLTAFIETLA; this is encoded by the coding sequence ATGTCGCTGATCGATAGGCATGTCGGGTTCGTGCAGGCGTTGCGCGAGGCCGGGCTACCGGTGTCGGTGGCCGAGGGCCTGGACGCCGCGCAGGCCCTGCGGGTGATCCAGCTGAGCGATCGGGAGTCGCTGCGCGCCGCGTACGCGGCGACGCTGGTCAAGAAGCCCGCCTACCGGCCGGGGTTCGACGTGCTGTTCGACCTGTGGTTCCCGGCCTCGACGTCCGGCATGCACACCCAGCGCACCGACAGACCACTGGATCTGGAGACGGCCCCCGTCGAGGAGCTCCGCGACCACCTCACCCGGCTCCTGACCGGCGGCACCGACCAGGAGCTGCGCGAGTTCGCCCAGGCCATGGTCGGGCGCTTCGGCCGCCAGCCGACGACGAGCCCGGGGCGGCAGAACTGGTTCTCCTACAGCGTCATGCGCGCCCTCTCCCCTGAGACCCTGATGGCCCGCGTCCTCCAGAACGTCCTCCAGGGCCAGGAGCGCGGCGGCCTGGCCGAGAAGAACGTGCGCAGGCGCGTCTACGACAGCACCAGGCGCTTCGAGGACGCCGTGGCCACCGATGTGCGCCGCCGCATCGCCGAGGACTCGGGCATCGAGCGCATCGCCCGCTCCGCCGTACGCCCCCCGCTCGACCAGATCGACTTCCTCCGCATCACCAAGGCGGACCTGGCCCGGCTGCGCCGGGAGGTGTACCCGCTGGCCCGGCGCCTGGCCACGCGCCTGACGATCAGGCAGCGGAAGGGCCGTCGGGGGCGACTCGACTTCCGCAGGACCATGCGGGCCTCGCTGCAGAGCGGCGGCGTGCCGCTGACCACGCATTTCCGGCCGCCGCGCCCGCACAGGCCCGAGCTGGTCATCCTCTGCGACACCAGCGACTCGGTCTCGTCGTTCGCGCACTTCACGTTGCTGCTCACGTACGCGCTCAGAGAGCAGTTCAGCAAGGTGCGCGCGTTCGGGTTCGTGGACACGGTGGACGAGATCACCAGGTTCTTCGTCCCCGGCGCCGACGTGGTCGAGGCCATGACGAGGCTGGCGAACGAGGCCGACATGGTGCGCTTCGGCCGCACCAACTACGGGCACTCGCTGGAACGCTTCGCCGAGAGGTACGGCGACGCCGTCGGCCCCAAGACCTCGCTGCTGATCCTGGGCGACGCCCGCTCCAACTACCAGCCGCCCGCCCTCGACGTGCTCAGCTCGCTGGTGGCCAGGTCACGTCACGCGTACTGGCTCAATCCCGAGCCCACGACGCAGTGGGACACGGGCGACTCGGTCGCGAGCGAGTACGGCACGGTCGTGCCGATGCACGAGTGCCGCAACGTCGCCCAGCTCACCGCCTTCATCGAGACGCTGGCCTGA
- a CDS encoding nuclease-related domain-containing protein: MPGGSIYVQPDEKYTGSSPQWWYEKFWREDAPNRRRSRYVKAAVGFVIGVALALRFDLAAASPFAGLIMAGIVAGGDWFLDWRSFHATAVWRGARRGEAITGKMLRRSLSRLGYSVLDGRAIRGQASIDHLVIGPGGLWIIDNESWSPDTEIACYGGRLFFGEKYGSKTAKPLVETAEAFAELLTRETRIPVTITPMLAVHCGLLPKGGIVLAEGLTLLKPRLAAKVIKSAEGVVLSDEQIEVLARTAARELQRT; the protein is encoded by the coding sequence GTGCCCGGTGGCTCTATCTACGTGCAACCAGACGAGAAGTACACAGGGTCATCCCCGCAGTGGTGGTACGAGAAGTTCTGGCGGGAAGATGCCCCCAACCGGCGCAGGTCCCGGTACGTCAAGGCCGCGGTGGGGTTCGTGATCGGCGTCGCGCTCGCGCTCAGGTTCGACCTTGCCGCGGCGTCCCCGTTCGCTGGTCTGATCATGGCCGGCATCGTGGCGGGGGGTGACTGGTTCCTCGACTGGCGCTCCTTCCACGCGACGGCGGTCTGGCGTGGCGCGCGGCGCGGCGAGGCGATCACCGGGAAGATGCTGCGCAGATCGCTGAGCCGGCTCGGCTACAGCGTGCTCGACGGCCGCGCCATCCGAGGCCAGGCCTCCATCGACCACCTGGTGATCGGGCCAGGCGGCTTGTGGATCATCGACAACGAGTCGTGGAGTCCCGACACCGAGATCGCCTGCTACGGCGGAAGGCTGTTCTTCGGCGAGAAGTACGGCAGCAAGACCGCCAAACCGCTGGTGGAGACCGCCGAGGCGTTCGCCGAGCTGCTCACCCGTGAGACGCGCATCCCGGTGACGATCACGCCCATGCTCGCCGTCCACTGCGGGCTGCTGCCCAAGGGCGGCATCGTGCTCGCCGAGGGGCTCACGCTGCTCAAGCCACGGCTCGCGGCGAAGGTGATCAAGTCGGCCGAGGGCGTCGTGCTCAGCGACGAGCAGATCGAGGTGCTGGCCCGCACCGCCGCCAGGGAGCTCCAGCGCACCTGA
- a CDS encoding TetR/AcrR family transcriptional regulator has product MKEEPVRQRLLAEATRLFAERGFEGASVQEIVVAAGVTKGAMYHYFDSKDDLLHEIYARVLRMQMERLTRIADGPGDVRQRLYRAAADVVETTAANLDDSKIFFRSMHLLAPETQKTVRAERRRYHERFRELVAEGQREGVFSDRVPAELVVDYFFGSVHHLGTWFSTAGPLTGAQVGRHFADLLLTSLGAGHVDK; this is encoded by the coding sequence GTGAAAGAGGAACCGGTCAGGCAGCGGTTGCTCGCGGAGGCGACCCGGCTGTTCGCCGAGCGCGGCTTCGAGGGCGCCTCCGTCCAGGAGATCGTCGTGGCGGCCGGCGTCACCAAGGGCGCCATGTACCACTATTTCGACTCCAAGGACGACCTGCTGCACGAGATCTATGCCCGGGTCCTCCGGATGCAGATGGAGCGGCTGACGCGCATCGCCGACGGCCCGGGCGACGTGCGGCAGCGCCTGTACCGGGCCGCGGCCGACGTCGTGGAGACCACGGCCGCGAACCTCGACGACTCCAAGATCTTCTTCAGGTCGATGCACCTGCTCGCCCCGGAGACCCAGAAGACCGTACGCGCCGAGCGCCGCCGCTACCACGAGCGCTTCCGCGAGCTCGTGGCCGAGGGGCAGCGCGAGGGCGTCTTCAGCGACCGGGTCCCGGCCGAGCTGGTCGTCGACTACTTCTTCGGCTCGGTGCACCACCTGGGCACGTGGTTCAGCACAGCGGGCCCGCTGACCGGCGCCCAGGTGGGCAGGCACTTCGCCGACCTGCTGCTCACCTCACTCGGGGCCGGGCACGTCGACAAGTGA
- a CDS encoding acyl-CoA dehydrogenase family protein, translating to MSLLYSEVEEELRAAVRGLLADRCPPAAVLKRIESDPYDPDLWKTLAGEIGVAGLLIPEQYGGAGASASEAAVVLEELGRGVAPVPFFTSSVLATRALLPTGDALLEELAEGRKTAALVVPFAASPYRPGAPVRVADGRLTGTVTGVAGADVADVLLAPVDGRLYAVEEGAEVEGVPSLDLTRPVATVTFDATPARDVGECDLAEVLGFGAGLLASEQLGVAEWCLDTTLAYVKERHQFARPVGSFQAIKHRLADLWLDVVRARAAARSAATDGSAVSVAVAQSWNAGVAVHAAEEALQLHGGIGMTWEHPVHLYLKRAKASEIALGTPGDHREALASLVDVPGPE from the coding sequence ATGAGCTTGCTGTACTCCGAGGTCGAGGAGGAGCTGAGGGCCGCCGTGAGGGGGCTGCTCGCCGACCGGTGCCCGCCCGCCGCCGTGCTCAAGCGGATCGAGTCCGACCCCTACGACCCGGACCTGTGGAAGACGCTGGCGGGCGAGATCGGGGTGGCCGGACTGCTGATCCCCGAGCAGTACGGCGGCGCCGGGGCGTCGGCCAGCGAGGCGGCCGTCGTGCTGGAGGAGCTCGGCAGGGGAGTGGCGCCGGTGCCGTTCTTCACCAGCTCCGTCCTGGCCACGCGAGCGCTGCTGCCGACCGGCGACGCCCTGCTGGAGGAGCTGGCCGAGGGCAGGAAGACCGCCGCGCTGGTCGTGCCGTTCGCGGCGAGCCCGTACCGGCCGGGAGCGCCGGTGCGGGTCGCGGACGGGCGGCTGACCGGGACCGTCACCGGCGTGGCCGGGGCGGACGTGGCCGACGTGCTGCTGGCTCCCGTCGACGGCCGGCTCTACGCCGTGGAAGAGGGGGCGGAGGTCGAGGGCGTGCCCTCGCTCGACCTGACCAGGCCGGTCGCGACCGTCACCTTCGACGCCACGCCGGCCAGGGACGTGGGGGAGTGCGACCTGGCCGAGGTGCTGGGGTTCGGGGCGGGGCTGCTGGCGTCGGAGCAGCTCGGGGTCGCCGAGTGGTGCCTCGACACCACGCTCGCGTACGTCAAGGAGCGCCACCAGTTCGCCCGGCCGGTCGGCTCCTTCCAGGCGATCAAGCATCGGCTGGCCGACCTCTGGCTGGACGTGGTCAGGGCCAGGGCCGCCGCCAGGAGCGCCGCGACCGACGGCTCGGCGGTCTCCGTGGCCGTGGCCCAGTCGTGGAACGCGGGTGTGGCCGTGCACGCCGCCGAAGAGGCGCTGCAGTTGCACGGAGGGATCGGGATGACGTGGGAGCACCCCGTACATCTCTATCTCAAGCGCGCGAAAGCCTCCGAGATCGCGTTGGGCACGCCCGGCGACCACCGGGAGGCGCTGGCCTCACTTGTCGACGTGCCCGGCCCCGAGTGA
- a CDS encoding acyl-CoA dehydrogenase family protein: MDVNIKERVAAFLAEHDPDGDRLEFLRARFDAGLAWVWYPEGLGGLGAPRELQSVVERELAGTPQLNAGVQAIGLGMAAPTILAFGTEEQKRRFLRPLWTGEELWCQLFSEPGAGSDLATLATRAVRDGDEWVVDGQKVWTSGAHHARWAILVARTDPDVPKHRGLTYFVCDMHAPGVEVRPLRQITGEAEFNEVFLTGVRLPDDLRLGEVGDGWRVAQTTLMNERVAIGGAPVGRGGGMVGVVLDAWRAQPELRTHDLHQRLLSLWVESEVTRLSGVRLREQLAAGHPGPEGSGMKLSFAKLNQELSGFEVEFARDLGYDDDWTFRRSEGVDFYGRGRGYRYLRAKGNSIEGGTSEILRNIISERVLGLPSEPRVDKDVPWKDLPR; encoded by the coding sequence GTGGATGTGAACATCAAGGAGCGGGTCGCGGCGTTCCTCGCCGAGCACGACCCGGACGGAGATCGGCTGGAGTTCCTGCGGGCGAGGTTCGACGCGGGCCTGGCCTGGGTGTGGTACCCCGAAGGGCTCGGCGGGCTGGGCGCGCCGCGGGAGCTGCAATCGGTCGTGGAGCGCGAGCTGGCCGGCACGCCGCAGCTCAACGCCGGCGTGCAGGCCATCGGGCTGGGGATGGCGGCGCCGACGATACTGGCATTCGGGACGGAGGAGCAGAAGCGCCGCTTCCTGCGGCCGCTGTGGACGGGGGAGGAGCTCTGGTGCCAGCTCTTCAGTGAGCCCGGCGCCGGATCCGACCTGGCCACGCTCGCGACCCGAGCCGTCAGGGACGGGGACGAATGGGTCGTCGATGGCCAGAAGGTGTGGACGTCCGGCGCTCATCACGCCAGGTGGGCCATCCTCGTCGCGCGCACCGACCCGGACGTGCCGAAGCACCGCGGCCTGACGTACTTCGTCTGCGACATGCACGCGCCCGGCGTCGAGGTGCGGCCGCTGCGGCAGATCACGGGTGAGGCCGAGTTCAACGAGGTCTTCCTGACCGGCGTGCGGCTCCCCGACGACCTGCGGCTCGGCGAGGTCGGGGACGGCTGGCGGGTCGCGCAGACCACGCTGATGAACGAGCGCGTCGCCATCGGCGGCGCTCCCGTGGGGCGAGGCGGCGGCATGGTCGGGGTCGTGCTCGACGCCTGGCGCGCGCAGCCGGAGCTGCGCACCCACGACCTGCACCAGCGGCTGCTGTCGCTCTGGGTCGAGTCGGAGGTGACCCGGCTCTCCGGGGTACGGCTGCGCGAGCAGCTCGCTGCGGGGCACCCGGGCCCGGAGGGGTCCGGGATGAAGCTGTCGTTCGCCAAGCTCAACCAGGAGCTGTCGGGCTTCGAGGTGGAGTTCGCGCGCGACCTGGGCTACGACGACGACTGGACGTTCCGGCGCTCGGAGGGCGTCGACTTCTACGGCCGCGGCCGCGGTTACCGCTACCTGCGGGCCAAGGGCAACTCGATCGAGGGCGGCACGTCCGAGATCCTGCGCAACATCATCTCCGAGCGGGTGCTCGGCCTGCCCTCAGAGCCCCGCGTCGACAAGGACGTGCCCTGGAAGGACCTGCCGCGATGA
- a CDS encoding acyl-CoA dehydrogenase family protein: MDFAFDSVTEDLRERLLSFMDECVYPAEPAFEEQAATSGWSTPPLMADLKDEARKRGLWNLFLPGEHGAGLTNLQYAPLAEIMGRSPTIAPTATNCAAPDTGNMEVLSMFGSEWQRKEWLQALLDGEIRSAFAMTEPDVASSDATNIATSIVRDGGEYVINGRKWFISGAMNPDCKIFIVMGKTNPDAPKHRQQSMVLVPRDTPGLHIKRGMHVFGYTDADHGGHAEVVFEDVRVPAENLIGEEGGGFAIAQARLGPGRIHHCMRLIGMAERAVELMCRRALARTTFGKPVAQQGVVQDWIAESRIRIEQLRLLVLKTAWLMDTVGNQGAHTEIQAIKISTPQTVEWILDKAIQVHGAGGVSQDFPLAGLWAGARSLRLADGPDEVHKRSLAHRELKKWM, from the coding sequence ATGGACTTCGCCTTTGACAGCGTCACCGAGGACCTGCGCGAACGACTCCTGAGCTTCATGGACGAATGCGTCTATCCCGCCGAGCCCGCTTTCGAGGAGCAGGCGGCGACCAGCGGCTGGAGCACGCCGCCGCTGATGGCCGACCTGAAGGACGAGGCCAGGAAGCGCGGTCTGTGGAACCTGTTCCTCCCAGGCGAGCATGGCGCCGGGCTGACGAACCTCCAGTACGCGCCGCTGGCGGAGATCATGGGCCGGAGCCCCACCATCGCCCCCACGGCCACGAACTGCGCCGCGCCCGACACCGGGAACATGGAGGTCCTGTCCATGTTCGGCAGCGAGTGGCAGCGCAAGGAGTGGCTGCAGGCGCTGCTCGACGGGGAGATCCGCTCCGCCTTCGCGATGACCGAGCCCGACGTGGCCTCCTCCGACGCCACGAACATCGCGACCTCCATCGTCCGTGATGGCGGCGAGTACGTCATCAACGGCCGCAAGTGGTTCATCTCCGGCGCGATGAACCCCGACTGCAAGATCTTCATCGTCATGGGCAAGACGAACCCCGACGCGCCCAAGCACCGCCAGCAGAGCATGGTCCTGGTGCCGCGCGACACGCCTGGGCTGCACATCAAGCGCGGCATGCACGTCTTCGGCTACACCGACGCCGACCACGGCGGCCACGCGGAGGTCGTGTTCGAGGACGTACGCGTACCCGCCGAGAACCTGATCGGCGAGGAGGGCGGCGGCTTCGCCATCGCGCAGGCCAGGCTCGGCCCCGGCCGCATCCACCACTGCATGCGCCTGATCGGCATGGCCGAGCGGGCGGTCGAGCTCATGTGCAGGCGGGCGCTGGCCAGGACCACGTTCGGCAAGCCCGTCGCCCAGCAGGGCGTCGTGCAGGACTGGATCGCCGAGTCGCGCATCAGGATCGAACAACTGCGCCTGCTCGTGCTCAAGACCGCCTGGCTCATGGACACGGTGGGCAACCAGGGCGCGCACACCGAGATCCAGGCCATCAAGATCTCCACCCCGCAGACAGTGGAGTGGATCCTCGACAAGGCCATCCAGGTGCACGGCGCGGGCGGCGTCTCCCAGGACTTCCCGCTGGCGGGGCTCTGGGCGGGTGCCCGCTCGCTGCGTCTGGCGGACGGCCCCGACGAGGTGCACAAGCGGTCCCTAGCCCACCGGGAGCTCAAGAAGTGGATGTGA
- a CDS encoding GNAT family protein — MTAKLPEPVVLENDVVRLEPLTLDHIPDLFAAGGGDEELWRWLPISPPRSEEELAKVARGLLSDDQHVPFAVVVKESGRAVGWTTYGDVPGFDESIEIGWTWYGRAVWRTAVNTSCKLLLIDHAFEFGYNRVLLKTDILNLRSQNAIKRIGGLHEGTLRRHRRRPDGTWRDTVCFGILDEEWPEHRARLTPSAS, encoded by the coding sequence ATGACCGCGAAGCTGCCTGAGCCTGTGGTGCTCGAGAACGACGTCGTACGGCTCGAGCCGCTCACCCTTGACCACATCCCCGACCTGTTCGCCGCCGGCGGCGGGGACGAGGAGCTCTGGCGCTGGCTGCCCATATCCCCGCCGCGTTCCGAGGAGGAGCTGGCGAAGGTCGCCCGCGGACTGCTGTCGGACGACCAGCACGTTCCCTTCGCCGTGGTGGTCAAGGAGAGCGGGCGGGCCGTGGGCTGGACCACGTACGGCGACGTGCCGGGCTTCGACGAGAGCATCGAGATCGGCTGGACGTGGTACGGCCGGGCGGTCTGGCGTACGGCCGTGAACACCAGCTGCAAGCTGCTGCTCATCGACCACGCCTTCGAGTTCGGCTACAACCGGGTCCTGCTCAAGACCGACATCCTCAACCTCAGATCGCAGAACGCCATCAAGCGGATCGGCGGCCTGCATGAGGGGACGCTGCGACGGCACCGCAGAAGGCCGGACGGCACCTGGCGCGACACGGTCTGTTTCGGCATCCTCGACGAGGAATGGCCGGAGCACCGGGCCCGCCTGACGCCCTCGGCCTCATAG
- a CDS encoding TetR/AcrR family transcriptional regulator codes for MKRSETVADTAIALLAERGMRGLTHRAVDEAAGLPPGSTSNLARTRAALLELTLARLADLEMRALAPAYESDGFELSDLPGRMAEALYVQLTDRRRTLARYELALEATRRPELRKIYDEAGRRFRDPAVPLLAALGSRDPVRHARQLVAFGEGLMFDAIVGAGPTPTLDELIEAMRDLLGGMLS; via the coding sequence GTGAAGCGCTCAGAGACTGTCGCGGACACGGCTATCGCCCTGCTCGCGGAACGCGGCATGCGCGGTCTCACCCACCGGGCCGTCGACGAGGCCGCCGGCCTGCCACCCGGCTCCACGTCCAACCTGGCCCGCACCCGCGCCGCCCTGCTGGAGCTGACGTTGGCGCGGCTTGCGGACCTGGAGATGCGGGCGTTGGCCCCGGCGTACGAGAGCGACGGGTTCGAGCTGTCGGACCTGCCCGGTCGTATGGCGGAGGCGCTGTACGTCCAGCTCACGGATCGGCGGCGTACGCTTGCCCGCTACGAGCTCGCCCTGGAGGCGACCCGGCGCCCGGAGCTTCGCAAGATCTACGACGAGGCCGGCCGCCGCTTCCGCGACCCCGCCGTCCCCCTGCTGGCCGCCCTGGGCTCACGGGATCCGGTACGGCACGCGCGCCAGCTGGTGGCCTTCGGTGAGGGGCTCATGTTTGACGCCATCGTGGGCGCCGGCCCCACGCCCACGCTGGACGAGCTCATCGAGGCCATGCGCGACCTGCTGGGCGGGATGCTCAGCTGA
- a CDS encoding response regulator transcription factor, with protein sequence MSNAACGRRSGSCTARRRRACSRPGFDVAAITQDAPGFIAAVTEHRPDVTIVDVRLPPTFRDEGIHAALHARRRHPGLPVLVLSQYVEQQYAGELISDGRGGVGYLLKDRVSRVSEFVDALRRVADGGTVMDPEVIAQLLTRHAHDPIADLTPRERQVLALMAEGKDNTTIAAGLVITENAVHKHIGNIFAKLGLSPDDSGHRRVLAVLTYLSSQ encoded by the coding sequence ATCTCTAACGCCGCATGCGGCCGGCGTTCGGGGTCGTGCACAGCGCGTCGTCGACGAGCTTGCTCTCGGCCTGGCTTTGACGTCGCCGCCATTACCCAGGACGCCCCCGGCTTCATCGCCGCCGTTACCGAACACCGGCCCGACGTCACCATCGTCGACGTACGGCTACCGCCGACCTTTCGCGACGAGGGTATTCACGCCGCCCTCCACGCTCGCCGCCGGCATCCCGGCCTGCCCGTGCTCGTACTCTCTCAGTACGTCGAGCAGCAGTACGCCGGCGAGCTGATCTCCGATGGACGCGGCGGCGTCGGCTACCTCCTCAAGGACCGGGTGAGCCGGGTGAGCGAGTTCGTCGACGCCCTGCGGCGGGTCGCCGACGGCGGCACCGTCATGGACCCCGAGGTGATCGCGCAGCTCCTCACCCGTCACGCCCACGACCCGATCGCCGACCTCACACCACGCGAACGCCAAGTGCTCGCCCTGATGGCCGAGGGAAAGGACAACACCACGATTGCGGCCGGGCTCGTCATCACCGAGAACGCCGTGCACAAGCACATCGGCAACATCTTCGCCAAGCTCGGCCTTTCACCGGACGACAGCGGCCACCGCCGCGTCCTCGCGGTCCTCACCTACCTCAGCAGCCAGTAA